A genome region from Staphylococcus capitis subsp. capitis includes the following:
- the rpmG gene encoding 50S ribosomal protein L33 — protein sequence MRVNITLACTECGDRNYITTKNKRNNPERIEMKKYCPRLNKYTLHRETK from the coding sequence GTGCGCGTAAATATTACTTTAGCTTGCACAGAATGTGGCGATCGTAACTATATTACAACTAAAAATAAACGTAATAATCCAGAACGTATTGAAATGAAAAAATATTGTCCTAGATTAAATAAATATACGTTACATCGTGAAACTAAATAA
- a CDS encoding catalase: MSKQDGRLTGLFGAPVSDRENSMTAGPRGPLLMQDVYYLEQMSHFDREVIPERRMHAKGSGAFGTFTVTNDITQYTNAKIFSEVGKQTEMFARFSTVSGERGAADLERDIRGFALKFYTEDGNWDLVGNNTPVFFFRDPKLFISLNRAVKRDPRTNMRSPQNNWDFWTGVPESLHQVTILMSDRGMPKGFRNMHGFGSHTYSMYNDAGERVWVKYHFRTQQGIENYTDEEAAEIVGGDRDSSQRDLFNAIEQGDYPKWKMYIQVMTEEQAKNHPHNPFDLTKVWYKDDYPLIEVGEFELNRNPENYFLDVEQAAFAPTNIVPGLDFSPDKMLQGRLFSYGDAQRYRLGVNHWQIPVNQPKGVGVENLCPFSRDGQMRFLDNNQGGGPHYYPNNQGVYDSQPEFKKPSFPVDGDGYEYNFRQDDDNYFEQPGKLFRLQSDDAKERIFTNTANAMDGVTEDVKVRHIRHCYKADPDYGKGVAKALGIDINQIDLETEEDETYENFK, encoded by the coding sequence ATGTCTAAACAAGATGGTAGATTAACTGGACTATTTGGTGCACCAGTATCAGATAGAGAAAATAGTATGACAGCAGGGCCACGTGGTCCATTATTGATGCAAGATGTTTATTACTTAGAACAAATGTCACATTTTGATAGAGAAGTTATTCCTGAGAGACGTATGCACGCAAAGGGTTCTGGAGCTTTCGGTACTTTTACTGTAACAAATGACATTACTCAATATACAAATGCTAAAATCTTCTCTGAAGTTGGCAAACAAACAGAAATGTTTGCGCGTTTTTCAACAGTTTCAGGTGAACGTGGAGCTGCTGACTTAGAAAGAGATATTCGTGGATTCGCATTAAAATTCTATACTGAGGATGGTAACTGGGATTTGGTTGGGAATAATACTCCAGTGTTCTTCTTTAGAGATCCTAAATTATTCATTAGTTTAAATCGTGCTGTTAAGAGAGATCCACGTACAAACATGAGAAGTCCTCAAAATAACTGGGATTTTTGGACTGGTGTTCCAGAATCTTTACATCAAGTAACTATTCTAATGTCAGACCGTGGTATGCCTAAAGGTTTCCGTAACATGCATGGTTTCGGCTCACATACTTATTCAATGTATAATGATGCGGGAGAACGTGTATGGGTGAAATACCACTTTAGAACACAACAAGGCATTGAAAATTATACTGATGAAGAAGCCGCTGAAATTGTAGGTGGAGATAGAGATTCATCTCAACGAGATCTATTTAATGCCATTGAACAAGGCGATTATCCTAAATGGAAAATGTATATCCAAGTGATGACAGAAGAACAAGCTAAAAACCATCCACACAATCCATTTGACTTAACTAAAGTATGGTACAAAGATGATTATCCTTTAATTGAAGTTGGAGAATTTGAATTAAATCGCAATCCTGAAAACTATTTCTTAGATGTAGAACAGGCTGCTTTTGCGCCAACAAATATAGTACCGGGATTAGATTTTTCTCCAGATAAAATGTTACAAGGACGACTATTCTCTTATGGAGACGCTCAGAGATATCGTTTAGGTGTCAATCATTGGCAAATTCCTGTCAACCAACCTAAAGGAGTTGGAGTTGAAAACTTATGCCCATTCAGTCGTGATGGTCAAATGCGTTTCTTAGATAACAACCAAGGTGGCGGACCTCACTATTATCCAAATAACCAAGGCGTATATGATTCTCAACCTGAGTTCAAAAAACCATCATTCCCTGTAGATGGCGATGGATATGAATATAATTTCCGTCAAGACGATGACAATTATTTCGAACAACCAGGCAAGTTATTCAGACTACAATCAGATGATGCAAAAGAACGTATCTTTACTAACACAGCTAATGCAATGGACGGGGTAACTGAAGACGTTAAAGTACGTCATATTCGTCATTGTTATAAAGCAGATCCTGATTATGGTAAAGGTGTAGCTAAAGCTTTAGGTATTGATATTAATCAAATCGATTTAGAAACTGAAGAAGATGAAACTTACGAAAACTTCAAATAA